The Cellvibrio zantedeschiae genomic sequence ACCGTATTGCTTGCAATTTGAGGTGCAACAGTGGCGACATTTAATTCACCTACGCCCAAAATCATACCGCCAGCCACAGACGCAACCAAAGCAACACGACCTAATTGGTAGCGCCAACCTTGTTGGGGCTTGGTTGCAATCACTGGAGCTGGCTGTTCGACTAACGCATCTTCTTCATCAATTGCCGCACTAATACGTGCCGCAAAATCAGACATGACAATGGGAGCTTGTTCCCCACGTAAGACCGCACTAGCAATTTGGTAGCGTGACCAAGTCGCTTTAACTTCAGCATCCTGCTCGCTGGCTTTTAATATTCGCTGCAACTCAAGCTCGGAGGCCTGATTATCCATCAGTGCCGAGATTGATTCTGCAAGGACTTGCGGCCGGTTTTG encodes the following:
- a CDS encoding sigma-E factor negative regulatory protein, translated to MSEQNRPQVLAESISALMDNQASELELQRILKASEQDAEVKATWSRYQIASAVLRGEQAPIVMSDFAARISAAIDEEDALVEQPAPVIATKPQQGWRYQLGRVALVASVAGGMILGVGELNVATVAPQIASNTVVTPAQAPVDNTVSLPSGINSPMLNTRTVAVQTGYETRPQENRRVTFQPRQANSVVSDEEVSRYVNQMINAHSDNAAMNSGQGVLPYARVIITDEE